Within the Opitutaceae bacterium TAV5 genome, the region GTGCCGGTGTCGCCGGCGGCATCCGGCGGCGCGGCTTCTGCATCGGTCTTTTCCGGTGATGTTTTTTTCAGGGCCGTTTTTTTCGGATCGTTTTTCTTGCTCAGCACTTCGAGCAGGATTTCGAAACGGAGGCGCTTTTCCCAAAGGGCATCCGCCTCGGCGTCGGTGGCGGGCCAGGGGGAGTCCTTGCGATCGAACGCGTAGGTGTCGGTCGCCTCCATGTCGACGGGCTGGTCGAGGTGGTCGAAGATCCACTGGACGCGGCTGCGGACACGTTTCTGGTAGACGCCGTAAATTTCGTAGGCGGGCTGGACGCGACCGAGGGCGGTGAGGCTGTAGTAGAGGCCGCTGGCGGGATTGCGCGCGGTGAAATCGTCGGCATCGGACTGGAGGAAGAACAGCCGCTGGCTGTCGAGGTCCTTCATGTAGCCGGTGATGACTTCCCCGTAGTTGTCCGGTTTGACGGCGTCGCGGTTGTAGTGGTAACCGCCGAGGAGCTGGACGAGAGCGCGGGCTTCGAGCGCGAGTTCGGGCGAGGTGGTGAAGGTGGAGGCGTCGGAGGGATCGGGTCTGGCTTCCGGAGCCGGAGCGGGAGAGGCGGGCGCCCCGGCTTTATCCGCTGCGGGTGGAGGCGCTTCGGGTTTCGAGGGGCTGGAGGTCGCCGCCAGCAGCATGAGCGCGGTGAGCGAGACGAGAGCGAGAGGAAAAGCCTGGCGCAGGCATTTGCGCAGGGCGGCGGCGGATGGCTTGTGCATGATCGGGCGAAAAGGGGGGCGGAAAAACAAGGTGTGTGCGGGAAGTTGACCGGGGCGCCGCAGGTGCGCGGCGCGGGCCGGGAGAATGGGTCAACGGCGGGAGATAAGGTCGCGCGCTTCGTCGAGAGTGCGTTTTTCTTCGGTGGTGAGAGCGCCGAAGCCCTCGCTGTTGATCTTGTCGAGAATGCGGTCGACCTCGGCCCGGAGGTCGCGTTCGGTGGCGGCGGTTGCCTGCGCGGCCGCGGCCGGCGGCGGAGCGGATCGGGTGGAGAGATTGACACGGTAGGTCGTGGTGGTGCCGGTGGCGGCGGCGCGCTTGAACCAGCCGGGTTTTTCGATCGCGGGCTGCCGGGTGAGGGTCTCGTCGCGTTCGCGCAGGAAGAACCGGTAATAGAGCCAGCCCGCGATGATGCCGCCGACGTGGGCGGAGTGGGCGATGCCATCGGAATAGAGGCCGGCCCCGTGCCGGGGCAACTCGCTGGCGAGCAGACCCACAAGGTCGATGCCGCCGAAAATGATGAGCGCCCAGCGGGGTTTTATGGTGAGCGGAATGACGTAGAAGACCAGAAGCGTGATCGGCCGGTCCGGATAAAGGCAGGCGAAGATCGTGAAAAGCCCCATGACGCCGCCGGAGATGCCGACGACCGCTCCCCACTGGTTGAAATTGACGAGTGTCCACAGGATGCTGCCGCCGAGAATGGACACGCCGAGAGCAATCAGAAACCGCCGGGAGCCGAGCACGGTTTCGACGGTGCGCCCGATAAAAAAAAGTCCCACCGAGTTGAGCAGCAGGTGCAGGATGCCGCCGTGCAGAACGGCGTACGTAAGGTACGTCCACACATGCCAGTGGCGGATGGCATACCCGTCGAGCCGGGCGAAGGCGCTGAGGGGATCCTCTTGCGAATAGCCGCGCGGGTTGTAGTTAAAGAGCCTTTGGGAAAGGATTTGCAGGAGGAACACGCCGACGATGACCACCAGCACCCAGCCCACTGCGGAGAGTGGTGACCGGCGTCCGGAGTCGCGCATGTAATGCCTGTCGTAGAGCATAAGTGAAGAGGTTGCGGAGAGCAGGGGCCAAACGCAAGTGCAGCGGCACTAAAGCCGGGAGGATCGTTTGTTTTCCCTGCTCCCGGTAGCACAAAACCGCTCGCATGCCGACACGCGTTATCCAAAAGGTTCGCGGCGCATCGTGTGCAAAACCAGGGTTCCGGCACCATGATTATTGCTGATCTTGCCAAAATCGCCGGCGGCACGTTCCCCGCCCGTCGCTGGGGCCGCGGCCTCGTCGGCCAACTCGGCCAGCCCATCCCCGCCAAGGGTTTTTCGATGGGATACTCCATCCTCGAACCGCACGGCGGCCAGGTGCCGTGGCACAACCAGGAGCAGGAAGAGGTTTATTTCATCGTCCAGGGCGAGGGTGAAATCTGCGTCGACAACGAACGCAGCGAGATCAGGGCGGGCCAGGCGGTCTACATGCCGCCCGGCAAGTTCCACCAGCTGACCAACACCGGTGACGAGCCGATGCACATGATTTATGTGTATTGCCCCGGCGGCGACGTCGCCCACTGGCGCCAGGAACTGAATGGTACATTGCCCAAAGCGGGGGAGGGCGGCATCCCGCCCCTGCCGGCCGGCGCGCAGCCGCAGTGTACCAAAAAACCGGAGTGAAGGAGCGGCGGCATTCCTGCCGCTGCTGACGACGCGAGGCGTCGCCGGATCGGTCGTAGATACCATGAGGCCGACAAGTTGGCGGGTTTTCCCCCTCTTGTCGGCCTCATGGTATCTACTGGCTCCATCTCTTCCGGTTTTCGGTGACCTTCGCAGGGTTGGCGCCACCTTGAGTTGTTCCCTCATCGCTCCGGCCTCTTTCATTACCCTTGACCTGATCGTTTGTGAGCGATTTTAAAAGTGGATCATGTTCGCTCACGAGCGCCACCGGATCCTTTTCGACACGCTGCAAAAACGTTCCCCGCTCACCGTTCCCGAGCTGGAAAAACTCCTGCACGCCTCCCCGGCGACGATCCGGCGGGATCTGACGTTTCTGGAAAAAACGGGAAAAATCGTGCGCACGCACGGCGGCGTCCTTCATCCCGACCACGCCCGGGGCGAGGTGCCGTTCGATCGCAAGAGCAAGGCGGCGCTCAACACCAAGGCCGCGCTCGCCCGGGCGGCGGCCGCGCTCGTGCAACCCGGCGAGACGGTGTTCGTCGACGCCGGCACGACCGCACTCGAAACGGGCCGGCGCCTCCTCGCGATCGGGAACCTCACGATTTTCACCAACTCCATCCCGCTTCTCGCCGAGGCCGCCCGCGCCGATACCCGCAGCCGCGTGGTGGCGCTCGGCGGCGAGGTGCGGGCGATCAGCCAGGCGCTCACCGGCGGCGCCACGCTCGACTGGATGGACCGGCTCCAGGTCGATATCGCCTTCCTCGGCGCGTCCGGCATCGCCGCCGCCGAAGGCCCGTCCACGACGGAGCTTTCCGAAGCCGGCGTCAAAGGCCGGATGCTCACCCGCGCGAAACGTGTGGTTCTCCTCGCCGATGCTTCCAAGTGGATGCAACCTGCCGCCATCCGTTATGCCGGCTGGGCGCAGATCCACGACATCGTGACGGATCATGTCCTCACCCGGACCGAACGCGGCGCGCTCGCCAAAAGCGGGACGCGCCTGCACGTAGTTAAAAAATAACCACATCGCGCCGGCTGACCGCCTTCCCTTTTCCTCCCGCGCCGTCCTCTCCTTCCTCTCCCCATGCCTCCGTCATCATCCCGCTCCGCCCCGCCGCTCCGGACTGTCGCCGGCGCTCCGTCATGGACTTTCGGCAGCGATCGTGTGGAAGCCAGCCTCACGCGCGACGGCGGCCACCTCGCCCCCGTCCGTTTCCGGACCGCGCACGGCATCGTGGAACCCTTCGCCATCGCTCCCTGGGCCGCCGATCCCGAACCGCCTCGGGAACACAACGTCCTCCGCACCCTGCGCGGCGACTTTTTCTGCGCTCCGTTCGGCGGCAACGAGACGCCCTGGCGTGGCGAGCGGCATCCCGCGCACGGCGAGACGGCGGTGAATGCGTGGACCTTCGCCGACCAGCGCATCCTGCCCTGCGGCGTCGAATTTTCCGCCACGCTCCGCACCCGCGTCCGTCCCGGCGAAGTGACCAAGCGCATCACCCTCCGCCACGACGAGACCAATCTTTACTGCCGCCACGAACTGCGCGGCTACACCGGCCCGCTCTGCCTCGGGCATCATGCGATGCTCGCCTTCCCCGAGGACAACGGACCCGGCCATCTCGCACTCGGTCCGTGGCGCGAGGGGCGCGTCTGCCCCGTGCCGTTCGAAGCGCCCGAGGCCGGCGGCTATTTTTCGCTCAGGACCGGCGCGGCCTTCCGCCGCCTTGACCGGGTGCCGCTGGCCGCGGGCGGATTTGCCGACCTGACGACATATCCCGCCCGCGCCGGTTACGAAGACCTCGTCATGGTGTCCGCCCGCGCGGATTCCCCCGTCGCCTGGGCGGCGGTTGCGTATCCGGAAGCGGGCTACGCCTGGTTCTCGCTCAAGGATCCCCGTGTCCTCGCCTCGACGATCCTCTGGCATTCCAACGGCGGCCGCCATTATCCACCCTGGTCCGGCCGGCATCGCCGCGTGCTGGGAGTGGAGGACGTCACCGGCTACTTTCATCTCGGCCTCGCGCCGTCCGCCGCGTCCAATCCGCTCGCGCGCGCCGGCATTCCGACCGTGCTCCGCCTCCGCTGCGATCGCATGCTGGCGGTCAACTACATCATGGGCGTCGTCGCCCTCCCGCGCGGTTTCGACCGGATCAAAACCCTCGGCGTCACGCCCGACGGCGGTCATATCCGGCTCCGCTCCGTCTCCGGCATCACCGTCCGTCACCCCGTCAATACCCGTTTCCTCTTCCAATGACCAAGCGCCTCGACGAAAAAATCGCCCGCATCCGCCAAAACCGCGCCACCGCCGCCGACTTCATCATCGCCGACGCCAAGGACGCCGACATGGCTTTTGGCGTCACCGCTCCCGGGCCGTCTTCCGCATCCTCCGGCGGCAACCGCCACTGTTACACCGAATCGGCGGCTTCCTGCTGGAAAACCCTCGCCGATTACCGCGAGCAGATCCGCGAAGTCATCCGTCAGGACATCGTGGACATCATGCTTCTTTCCGCCTCCAACCTCGAACAGCTCGGCATGGCGGAAAAACTCTTCGAAAACTCCGCCATCACGCCCGCCGCCCGCGCCAACGACACCACCGATATCTGGGCTGTCCGCGGCGGCAAATACGCCAGCCATCCCTCCCGCGCCTTTCGCACGGCCTCGATCGATCACATCAAATACGGACGCCTCCCCGCACCCGGCGAGGCCCGCGACTACGCCGCGCCTGCCGCCGGCGCCGACCTCGGCCTCTACTCGATCACCTTCACCAACAACATCGACTGGGACTACTACGCGCTCGAGGCCTTCCACGCCTTTCGCCACGAGGCCGAGCAAAAACGCTTCCGTTACTTCCTCGAAGTGTTCAACCCCAACGTCAACCCGGCCATTCCCGACCGCACGGTGGCCGCGTTCCTGAACGATCACATCGTGCGCACGCTGGCCGGCGTCACGGCGTCGGGCCGACCCGTGTTCCTGAAAATTCCCTACAACGGCCCCGGCCCGCTCGAGGAACTGGTCGCCTACGACCCGAACCTCATCGTCGGTATTCTCGGCGGCAGCGCCGGCACCACGCTCGACGCCTTCCAGCTCATCCACGACGCGCAAAAATACGGCGCCCGTGTCGCGCTCTTCGGCCGCAAGATCAACCTCTCCGAACACCCGCTGACGTTCATCCTGTATTTGCGTCGCATTACCGACGGCCTCATCGCGCCCGTCGAAGCCGTCAAGGCTTACCACGCCGACCTCGACCGCCTCGGCAGCAGACCGCAACGCCACCTCGCCGCCGACCTCCGGCAGACTACCACCCTCCAGAGTTACCGCTGACGCGGTAACTCCGGGAAAAGCTGAAACGCTGAAAACTGAAAAGCTGAAACCCAAACCTTCCCCCCCCCATCGCATCCACTCAAACCTGCCGATCGCCGAAGTCTGATTTCAGTATTTCAGTTTTCAGCGTTTCAGCTTTTTCATCATGAAACGTTCCGCCATCAACCGCGCTTGCCGCGACGCTCTCGCCTGTTTCACGCGCCACCACTGGACGCTTCCGCCTGCTCCGCAATGGGACATCACCGACTTCGGTCTCGGCGATTTCGAGCACTACGGCCTGACACTCGTCAACCTCGCCGCCGAGCCCGAGTACTGCGAAAAACTCATGTACGCGCGCCACGGTCAGACCACGCCCTGTCACACGCACGCGAAGAAGAAGGAGGACATCATTTGCCGGACCGGTGAACTCACCCTCTCGCTCCATTCCCGGCGTCCTCCCGCCGGCACCGTTTCCCGCGCGCCCGGTTCCGGCGCCGCCCTCACGCTGTCGGTCAACGGCACTCCGGCCACAATCCCTGCCGGTCAGCTCCTCGTCCTTCCGGCCGGCCATCGCGTCACGCTCACGCCCGGGATCTGGCACGCCTTCTGGCCGACGAGCGACGAGTGTATCATCGGCGAAGTCAGCACCGCGAACGACGACGTGAACGACAACTTTTTCCTCGATCCCGCCATCGGTCGTTATCCCGGCATCGAGGAAGACGAACCGGCAGATGTTCGCCTGCTGTCGGAAAGGTAACAGAAAAATCCCGTTTGCCGATCCGGCAAACCAACCGCGAATGGACGCGAATGAACGCGAATTCATAAGGACGCTGATGGAATTGGGTTCTGGTTTGGTTGTATTTTATTCGCGTCCATTCGCGTCCATTCGCGGTTAAAAGCATTTTTCAGAAGCTCGCCAAAGCCTCCCTTTGCCCGCCGATCTTCGTACCCTTCTTAACTTCTGTTCAAAATTCTGAATACGACACCTCTCATGTCTCGCTCTCCTCGCTCCGGAATCCTTGCTGGCGGCAACTGGATCGTTGATCACGTCAAGACCCTCGACGCCTGGCCGCCGCAGGATGCCCTCGCCAACATCACCGCCGAGTCGTGGGGCAATGGCGGATCGCCCTACAATATCCTGAAAAACCTTTCAAAACTCGGGGCGTCCTGCCCGCTCGCCGGCATCGGTCTGGTCGGCGCCGATGCCGACGGCGCCCGCATCCTCGATGACTGCCGCGCGCACCGCATCGACACCACGCAACTCCGCACCACCCCGGCGGCGCCCACTTCCTACAGCGATGTGATGACCGATTCACAAACCGGTCGCCGCACGTTTTTCCATCAACGCGGCGCCAACGCGCTGCTCGCGCCCGAGCACTTCGATTTCACGACCCCGCAAGCCGCCGCCGCGAAAATTTTCCACATCGGTTACATCCTGCTCCTCGACAAACTCGACGAACCAGCCGCTGACGCGGCAGTTCAAAGTCTGGAGTCTGGAGTGTCAGACTATCGGCCTGCGGCCTCGGTACAGAGTTCAGATATCCCCGCCTTCCCCTCCCTCCCCGCCGACAACTTCAAACCCCAAACCCTAAACTCCAGACTGGCGAGAAGCGCCCCCGCTGCGATTCCCCGCATTTGCGATGTCCTCCGCCGCGCCCGTGCCGCCGGCCTGCTCACCTCGCTCGACTGCGTGAGCGAAAACAGCGACCGTTTCCAGACCATCGTGCGCCCCGTCCTTCCCGAGGTGGATATCCTTTTCGTCAACGATTTCGAGGCGGGGAAGCTCACCGGTATCGATCTTCACACCACAGGAAAACTCAATCGAGCCGATGTCGAGCGCGCGGTCCGCGCCATTGTGGATCTTGGCGTTCGCCGCCAGGTGGTTTTCCATGCGCCCGAAGCCGCCTGCGCCGCATCACCCGATGGCTCGCTCCACTGGCAGCCCAGCCTCCGCGTTCCGTCGGCTGCGATCAAAGGCACGGCGGGCGCCGGCGACGCTTTCGCCGCTGGCGTCCTGTACGGCCTGCACGAAGACTGGCCCATTGCCGACTCGCTCAGGCTCGGCGTCTGCACCGCCGCCGCCTGCCTCGGCAGCCCGACATGCTCCGACAGCATCCCGTCATTGCAGGAAACGCTGGGTCTCGCCGAAATTTATGGTTTCAGGGTTCTCGCGTAGTGGGTCGCGAGCCGGTCGTCCTCCAGGGACATGAGGTAACCGGCATGGAGGACAGGGACGCGCCGGATTGTCAGGGGACCTTGGGTGCGGACTGTGCGGCAGCTTTTTCGAGGTTTTCGTGCTGACGGCGAATCCGGACCGCCTCAGGGTCGGGTCGGCTGATCAGCATCCGGGTGCGCGACCTGGGGCCGGTAAACTCGCCCGCAAGGATGTCGGCCTCGGTGAAGCGGGCCATCAGGACCTCGCCCTCGGCGTTGCGCGACTTGTCCCATGAGACGTAGAGCGTGCCGTCGGGCGCCTGGAAGCCGTCGGGATAGGTGACGGGCGTGCGATCGTCGAGAAGCAGACCGCCTTTCCAGGTGTGGCCGTCGTCGTCGGAGAGGAAGGCCGTGAGGTGGGAGCGCACGGTCTTGCCGTCGCGCGTGGGAACCTCGTCGATCTTCTCGCCGTACTTGACGAGAAGAATGTTTCCGGAGGCGAGGCGGCGGATGAAGTGGCGGGCGGAGGCGGTCTTGATCGCGGACTCGACCGGGGCACTCCAGGTGCGGCCGCCGTCAGCGGAAATGCTTTCGTAAAGGCCGCGACGAGTGCGGGCGGTCATCCAGATCGTGCCGTCGCGGCGCTCGATGAACATGTGCTCGTCGAAATTGGGACGGGGAAAGGCGACGCGGCCACGGCGTTCCCAGGTGCGGCCTTCGTCGCCCGACGCGAAGACGTTGGCGCCGCGAAGGGAGTCGAGTTCACGGAAGGCATCGCGCTCGGCGAATGGTTTGTGGATGAGCCCACGATGCCAGAGCGAGATGGGCAGGAGCCAGTCGCCATTGGCGAGGACGATGGGCTTGTTGAGGGTGGAGCCGTGCCAGATGCGCACCGGTCTGGACCAGACAGGTTGATCGGCGTCGGGGTTTTCGCAGAGGGTGAACCAGCTCCCGGCACGTCCGTCGAACATGGCCGTGGACTGGTCGAAAAAGAGCCAGAGGCGGCCTTTGGGATCGGTCCAAAGATTGCCGACAACGGTGCGGCGACGCAGGGGCAGGCTCTCGTCATGGGGATCGAGGACGGCGCGGGGCTGCGACCAGGTTTCGCCGTCGTCATCGCTGGTGGCGAGGACGAAGAAGGCCTTGTCACTGTCGCCACCGCCGACCCAGCAGGCCCAGAGACGGCCGCCGGGGGTGCGCTCGATGCCGATGGTCATGCCATAGTCGAGGCGGTCGTATCCGTATTCGGGAAGCGGTGACGTGTTGACGGAAGGAGGCACGAGTGCGGGTGCGGCCAGTTCCTCGACGGAGAGGTGCGCGATTTCTTCGGGGGGGCGCACCGGATGATTCCAGACAGCGGCGGGAGCGGCGGACATCGGCGTGGAAACGGCGGGAAGGAGGAGGGTGAGGAGGATGCGGTTCATGGAAGCAGGGAATGGGTGGGCCGGCCGGGAAAGCCTGCCCTCCGGGGATTCAGCGGCGGCGGGTGACGATGACGAGTGCGAGAGTGCAGGCGCCGAAGAGGAGGGCCATGGTCGAGGGCTCGGGAATCGCGGACGAGAGGGCGAGGATGCCGGTGGCCTGGTTGAACTGGAGGGCGAGGTCGTTGTAAGTGCCGCTCCAGATATCGCCGGACTGGTTGAGAGCCTGTCCATTCAGGACGATGGAGGTGAAGGAACCGGTGGCGCCGTCGAGACCGGTGAAGAGCGTCCATGAATCACCATCGGCATAGGCGCCTGAAAGGGTGAGGAAGAGCGTGCCGCCGCGCACGAGGGAGCCGCCGTCGAGCGCGACGCGGTCGAAGTTGGCGAGGCTGCCGATGTCGAGGCGGGTTTCGGAGCCGGCTTGCAGGGTGAGGCCGTTGTTGAAGGTCAGCGTGCCGTTGGTCGCGTCGAGGCCGACGGTCAGCTTGCCGGCGATGGTGGCCGAGCCGTTCACCGTGCCGGTGCCGCCGAAGGTGCCGTCTGCGCCGACGGTGAGGCCGGTGACAGTGGAATTGCCGGTGGTGGTGAGCGTGGCGTTTTCGAGGCGAAGGGTGCCGCTGTTCACGCGGACGTTGTCCACGTTCATGGCGTTGGTGGTGGCGTAGCGGAGGGTGCCGGTGAAGGCGTTGGCGCCGCTTTTCAGCTCCACGTCGAGCGTGGCGTTGGCGCTGGTCTTTTCGAGGGCGCTGGCCTGAACTCCATCGTTTATAAAGCCCCAATTGCCAGAGCCCGCAAAAATGATGGTATCCGTGCCGGTCGAACTGCTGGTGTTGGTCAACACCGAGCGGGCGAAGCGGTATTCGCCGGTGCCGTTCCCGGTGAGGGTGATTTGGTGGCCGAATTGGACAATCAGGCGATTGGCTGTACCAGACGAGGTGAACGAATGTTCCGTGTTGTGGGCGTTCCCGTTCATGGTGATGAACGAGACGCTGCCGGTATCGCTCGCGCCGATGGTCAGTGATCTGTCGGTGCCGCTGGTTGCACGGAAGACGAGACCGTCCAATCCGACGGTCAGCGACTGGATGCTGGCGGAGCCCACGTTAAAGTTCAGACGACGGCTGGCGTTCAGGCCGGTGCCGATGTTGATAATCACATCGTCGTCGGCACCGGGCACTCCATCGGGGTTCCAGTTGGCGGCGGTTCCCCAAGTCTCGTTGGTCTGGCCATCCCAGCTGACGGTGGCAGCGTGGAGGGGAAGCGTGGCGGCGAGGGCGGCAAGCAGCGTGGAGGATATCAGTCGTTTGTTTTTCATGATGTTTGTTTTTTCTTGAAGACCCGGTTGATGCATTGAGGCCGAATCATGGGCGTGATTCGGAAACGGTGAGCGGAGCATCGGAGGCAGCTCCGGTGTCGATGGTGAGAAGCCGTCCGTCGGCGAACGTCACACGGCTAACAACAGGTGAGAGATGCTCGACTCCTGTCACTGGATTGACGGCCGGATTGGCGTCCTTGGGCAAAGGAAGGAGCAAGGTGATGAACGTTTGTTCTCCGGAGCCCCTGCGTGTATGCAGGAGGGTCGTTGCCGGCAGGGTTTGCGGAGTCTGGTCCTTGCGCACATGCCAGCCCAGGATTTCGGGTTCGGTCCGGGCGACCGCCGACTGCACGTCGAGCCCGGTGGTCCGCAGCGGAATGATGGCGAGATTGGGCTGCCCGGCGTCGGTCGTAAACGTGGCTTGGGTTGCGGCGTCGGTCCGGGTGGCCGTGCTGAGGAGATGCCAACGAGCCTGCCAGGTATGCCCGGCGGTGTCCCCGGCTTCCGGCTGTAGTGTATCAACGACGACGAAAATATCGGGCTTCTGAAACCGGACGCGGCGAGTGTGAACACCCCGGACACGTCCGGGTTTCTCATCGCCGTAGCCTTCGTCGTAAACGCCCGTGACGTAATCGTGCTCCGGCGTACTCTGCCAGCGGGCGTCGACAGGGGAGCGGGAGACGTTGGCTTCGCGGTTGGAGGTCTGACGACGCTGGGGTTTCCCATCCATGAGCACGGTGTTGTGCGAGAAGGTATCGGTGGCGTAAGCGCGCCACTTGCTGCGCTCGTAGGAACCTCCGCCGCTGTCGAAAAGAATCTCCCGGCCATAGGCCCAGAGAACGAGATTGAGCTTGTCCTGGTGCACGTGTCCATAGCCGAGTTGGCCCGCGTCGAGCACGGCGTAGTTGGCATCGCGCTCCCAGCCCGAACGCATGACGTAATAGCCGGCGTAGTGGAAAGCATGTGACGCGCTGGACCCGGCCGCCGTGGGAGGGACGCCACGCGCGCCGTCGGAGGCGATCCATTGATAATCAGGCCGCGAGGAAAAATACGTCAGCGCCTGCCGGCGAAAAACACGCGGCACGTCCACGGGCCAGGAATCGTTGAAGCGCGGGAGACTCCGGTCGGGCGTCATGAGCCGGAGGTTGTAATCGAACGCGCGCTCAAGGGCGGTGATATAGCCCGGGGGGATCTCTCCCAGGCGCCCCGTGGCCTTGGCCAGGTTGGGGATGGCCAGGACGCTGGTCAGGGCGCCATTGTGATAGCCGGGTGTGTATTCATAATGGGCGCCATCGGGCAGGAACTGCACGGTGATCTCCTCATGCAGGCGGGCGGCCGCATAATGGCGCCACTCCCCGGCCTCCTTGAACTCGGGGAAGATCGTCCCCGCGGCATACAAGCCGGACATTTCGATGGTAAGCCAGTTGGCCGAGGTGGAATGCGCGCGCAAGTAGCGTCCGTGCTGAAGAGTCGAATACGCGTAGAGGAAGAGATCCTCATCCGTGACGTCCGGGGAAAGCAGGAAGCTGTGGAACGCCTCGGGCCAGCGATTCATGCGGATGCCCGCCTCGATTGTCCGCCAGGCTGAACCGTGCTTGTTGGCCGCATCGCCGGGCACGGGACAGCGGGAGACAAAGGAGCGCAACTGTGCCACCCAGGCGCGGGCATAGCGTTCGTCGCCGGTCGCGCGCCAGGCGGCGGCGAGATCATGCCAGAACGTCATGCGGCAAAGCTGCCATTGCCATTCGGGGTTATAGGCAATGCCGGGGGCGTTGCGGGTGGGGTTGTGGTGCCAGTCGATGTCGTTCCCCGGAAAATCGTGGGCGATTTCAACCACGACAATGCGCCCGCGGACAGCGTCGGCTGCAGCCTGCCGGTCGAAGCGGAGGGCGGCGTCGGGAACGCTGGCGGAGCGGGGGTCGAATCTCCAGGTGGTGATGCGACGCTCGCGGAGCCAGGTGGCAAAAGCGGATTGCGCAGCGGGGAGATCTCCCGAGCGCACAGCCTGGCGTACGGGATCGAGACCGGGTTGATCGAGGTCGAGTGCGGCGAAGAACTCGCGGCGTTGCGCGTCGGTGACGGACACGGGCGGAGGCTCGGGCGCAGCCGCGAGGAGCATCCGGGTGACAAGAAGAAAGGCTGCGAAAATGCAGAAACGCATCGGAAAAGGCTGGCGATTGTCAGTCTGGGGGAGGGTAGGCGGGAGCGGCCTGCGCTGCTCAGTTGGCGTCGAGTGCTTCCCGCCCGATGTGCCAGTCGAGGTAGAGGACGTTGCGGTGGTCGCCGTG harbors:
- a CDS encoding protease, which translates into the protein MLYDRHYMRDSGRRSPLSAVGWVLVVIVGVFLLQILSQRLFNYNPRGYSQEDPLSAFARLDGYAIRHWHVWTYLTYAVLHGGILHLLLNSVGLFFIGRTVETVLGSRRFLIALGVSILGGSILWTLVNFNQWGAVVGISGGVMGLFTIFACLYPDRPITLLVFYVIPLTIKPRWALIIFGGIDLVGLLASELPRHGAGLYSDGIAHSAHVGGIIAGWLYYRFFLRERDETLTRQPAIEKPGWFKRAAATGTTTTYRVNLSTRSAPPPAAAAQATAATERDLRAEVDRILDKINSEGFGALTTEEKRTLDEARDLISRR
- a CDS encoding cupin, with the translated sequence MIIADLAKIAGGTFPARRWGRGLVGQLGQPIPAKGFSMGYSILEPHGGQVPWHNQEQEEVYFIVQGEGEICVDNERSEIRAGQAVYMPPGKFHQLTNTGDEPMHMIYVYCPGGDVAHWRQELNGTLPKAGEGGIPPLPAGAQPQCTKKPE
- a CDS encoding DeoR family transcripitonal regulator — its product is MFAHERHRILFDTLQKRSPLTVPELEKLLHASPATIRRDLTFLEKTGKIVRTHGGVLHPDHARGEVPFDRKSKAALNTKAALARAAAALVQPGETVFVDAGTTALETGRRLLAIGNLTIFTNSIPLLAEAARADTRSRVVALGGEVRAISQALTGGATLDWMDRLQVDIAFLGASGIAAAEGPSTTELSEAGVKGRMLTRAKRVVLLADASKWMQPAAIRYAGWAQIHDIVTDHVLTRTERGALAKSGTRLHVVKK
- a CDS encoding ribokinase, which gives rise to MSRSPRSGILAGGNWIVDHVKTLDAWPPQDALANITAESWGNGGSPYNILKNLSKLGASCPLAGIGLVGADADGARILDDCRAHRIDTTQLRTTPAAPTSYSDVMTDSQTGRRTFFHQRGANALLAPEHFDFTTPQAAAAKIFHIGYILLLDKLDEPAADAAVQSLESGVSDYRPAASVQSSDIPAFPSLPADNFKPQTLNSRLARSAPAAIPRICDVLRRARAAGLLTSLDCVSENSDRFQTIVRPVLPEVDILFVNDFEAGKLTGIDLHTTGKLNRADVERAVRAIVDLGVRRQVVFHAPEAACAASPDGSLHWQPSLRVPSAAIKGTAGAGDAFAAGVLYGLHEDWPIADSLRLGVCTAAACLGSPTCSDSIPSLQETLGLAEIYGFRVLA
- a CDS encoding heparinase: MVAPGSPSTATTATSSTSTGTSGGKHSTPTEQRRPLPPTLPQTDNRQPFPMRFCIFAAFLLVTRMLLAAAPEPPPVSVTDAQRREFFAALDLDQPGLDPVRQAVRSGDLPAAQSAFATWLRERRITTWRFDPRSASVPDAALRFDRQAAADAVRGRIVVVEIAHDFPGNDIDWHHNPTRNAPGIAYNPEWQWQLCRMTFWHDLAAAWRATGDERYARAWVAQLRSFVSRCPVPGDAANKHGSAWRTIEAGIRMNRWPEAFHSFLLSPDVTDEDLFLYAYSTLQHGRYLRAHSTSANWLTIEMSGLYAAGTIFPEFKEAGEWRHYAAARLHEEITVQFLPDGAHYEYTPGYHNGALTSVLAIPNLAKATGRLGEIPPGYITALERAFDYNLRLMTPDRSLPRFNDSWPVDVPRVFRRQALTYFSSRPDYQWIASDGARGVPPTAAGSSASHAFHYAGYYVMRSGWERDANYAVLDAGQLGYGHVHQDKLNLVLWAYGREILFDSGGGSYERSKWRAYATDTFSHNTVLMDGKPQRRQTSNREANVSRSPVDARWQSTPEHDYVTGVYDEGYGDEKPGRVRGVHTRRVRFQKPDIFVVVDTLQPEAGDTAGHTWQARWHLLSTATRTDAATQATFTTDAGQPNLAIIPLRTTGLDVQSAVARTEPEILGWHVRKDQTPQTLPATTLLHTRRGSGEQTFITLLLPLPKDANPAVNPVTGVEHLSPVVSRVTFADGRLLTIDTGAASDAPLTVSESRP